One segment of Carya illinoinensis cultivar Pawnee chromosome 13, C.illinoinensisPawnee_v1, whole genome shotgun sequence DNA contains the following:
- the LOC122292017 gene encoding dolichol kinase EVAN isoform X1, with amino-acid sequence MASSSLFNGERAVVLVFISRVLFSLPFSLLLHGLSLSLLALSAFVVEIRAETSASLSIFKTRPGASSGILLGAVTLPVVMLSKLIQLSRAFSLHEVAIEELQYSTVQYWATSASCLSVLVFIYIIMMRAPDGTQHPGSHCSLDAKFSLCGILICVVACGVSLLTTSHTGFIMILNLLWVLCHGLVAVKLIRHFLNTFPSCASIGEALLVTTGLALYFGDMLACTIVKAIGYISSSELVFAQYGIKRSEITTVIQGVILGLLLFPVIFKFVVQVWECSSRGYSEARTYNEIGRSFIFFAFLGVVLVVIIPSWMQFVNDFNLHPLLWVISFVFSEPLKRLSLCIYWVCVIYVSVLRFYNISKNSKIERILLRKYYHLMAVSMFLPALIFQPKFLDLAFGAALAVFLVLEIIRVWRIWPLGQPIHQFMNAFTDHRDSDLLIVSHFSLLLGCALPIWMSSGYNDRPLTPFAGILSLGIGDTMASMVGHKYGVLRWSKTGKKTIEGTAAGITSVLAACSVLLPLLASTGYILSQHWFSLILAVTVSGMLEAYTAQLDNAFIPLVFYSLLCL; translated from the exons ATGGCGTCTTCGTCTTTGTTCAACGGTGAGCGGGCGGTTGTCCTCGTATTCATCTCCCGcgttcttttctctctccccttctctcttctccttcacggcctctctctctccctcctcgcCCTCTCCGCATTCGTCGTCGAGATCCGTGCCGAGACTTCCgcttctctttctattttcaaGACCAG GCCTGGTGCTTCATCAGGAATACTGCTTGGGGCAGTAACGCTTCCCGTGGTTATGCTCTCAAAGTTGATACAGCTGTCACGAGCATTCTCATTGCATGAAGTCGCAATCGAAG AGCTTCAATACTCGACTGTGCAATACTGGGCTACATCTGCCAGCTGCTTGAGTGTGCTCGTATTCATCTACATAATTATGATGCGTGCCCCTGATGGTACACAACACCCTGGCTCGCATTGTAGTTTGGATGCTAAATTTAGTTTATGTGGTATTCTCATATGTGTTGTAGCGTGTGGTGTCTCTCTTCTTACAACATCTCATACTG GATTTATCATGATATTGAATCTGTTGTGGGTGCTCTGTCATGGATTGGTGGCAGTGAAACTGATCCGGCATTTTCTAAATACTTTTCCGTCTTGTGCTTCCATTG GGGAAGCACTTTTGGTGACTACGGGCCTTGCTCTTTATTTTGGTGACATGTTAGCATGTACAATCGTGAAG GCGATTGGATATATAAGTTCATCTGAGTTGGTTTTTGCTCAATATGGAATCAAAAGAAGTGAAATTACTACAGTTATTCAG GGGGTGATACTAGGACTTCTTCTTTTTCCAGTGATCTTTAAGTTTGTTGTTCAAGTATGGGAATGCTCAAGTAGGGGTTACTCTGAAGCAAGGACATACAACGAGATAGGCCGATCTTTTATATTCTTTGCATTCCTTGGAGTTGTCTTGGTTGTGATCATCCCATCATGGATGCAGTTCGTTAATGATTTTAATTTACATCCATTGTTGTG GGTAATCTCATTTGTATTTTCAGAACCGCTTAAAAGACTATCTTTATGTATCTACTGGGTGTGTGTGATATATGTGTCTGTTCTGCGGTTCTACAACATTTCAAAGAATAGTAAGATTGAAAGAATTCTCCTTCGAAAATACTATCATCTGATGGCTGTTTCGATGTTTCTGCCTGCTCTTATCTTCCAG CCAAAGTTTCTGGATCTAGCATTTGGTGCAGCTTTGGCAGTTTTCTTGGTATTAGAAATTATACGA GTATGGAGAATATGGCCTTTGGGACAACCTATACATCAATTTATGAATGCTTTTACAGACCATCGTGATTCTGATCTTCTTATTGTTAG CCATTTCTCACTCTTGCTTGGTTGCGCGCTTCCTATTTGGATGTCTTCTGGGTACAATGATCGACCACTCACCCCTTTTGCTGGAATTTTGAGTCTTGGAATTGGAGATACAATg GCATCAATGGTTGGCCACAAGTACGGTGTTCTCAGGTGGAGCAAAACTGGCA AGAAAACCATTGAAGGGACTGCAGCGGGTATAACGTCTGTCCTGGCTGCTTGTTCAGTTCTGCTTCCACTTCTAGCATCCACTGGATATATTCTTAgccag CATTGGTTCTCTCTTATACTAGCTGTGACCGTGAGCGGCATGTTGGAAGCCTACACAGCACAACTTGACAATGCTTTCATCCCACTGGTTTTCTATAGCCTTCTGTGTCTGTAA
- the LOC122292017 gene encoding dolichol kinase EVAN isoform X2 — translation MASSSLFNGERAVVLVFISRVLFSLPFSLLLHGLSLSLLALSAFVVEIRAETSASLSIFKTRPGASSGILLGAVTLPVVMLSKLIQLSRAFSLHEVAIEELQYSTVQYWATSASCLSVLVFIYIIMMRAPDGTQHPGSHCSLDAKFSLCGILICVVACGVSLLTTSHTGFIMILNLLWVLCHGLVAVKLIRHFLNTFPSCASIGEALLVTTGLALYFGDMLACTIVKAIGYISSSELVFAQYGIKRSEITTVIQGVILGLLLFPVIFKFVVQVWECSSRGYSEARTYNEIGRSFIFFAFLGVVLVVIIPSWMQFVNDFNLHPLLWVISFVFSEPLKRLSLCIYWVCVIYVSVLRFYNISKNSKIERILLRKYYHLMAVSMFLPALIFQPKFLDLAFGAALAVFLVLEIIRVWRIWPLGQPIHQFMNAFTDHRDSDLLIVSHFSLLLGCALPIWMSSGYNDRPLTPFAGILSLGIGDTMLLFFR, via the exons ATGGCGTCTTCGTCTTTGTTCAACGGTGAGCGGGCGGTTGTCCTCGTATTCATCTCCCGcgttcttttctctctccccttctctcttctccttcacggcctctctctctccctcctcgcCCTCTCCGCATTCGTCGTCGAGATCCGTGCCGAGACTTCCgcttctctttctattttcaaGACCAG GCCTGGTGCTTCATCAGGAATACTGCTTGGGGCAGTAACGCTTCCCGTGGTTATGCTCTCAAAGTTGATACAGCTGTCACGAGCATTCTCATTGCATGAAGTCGCAATCGAAG AGCTTCAATACTCGACTGTGCAATACTGGGCTACATCTGCCAGCTGCTTGAGTGTGCTCGTATTCATCTACATAATTATGATGCGTGCCCCTGATGGTACACAACACCCTGGCTCGCATTGTAGTTTGGATGCTAAATTTAGTTTATGTGGTATTCTCATATGTGTTGTAGCGTGTGGTGTCTCTCTTCTTACAACATCTCATACTG GATTTATCATGATATTGAATCTGTTGTGGGTGCTCTGTCATGGATTGGTGGCAGTGAAACTGATCCGGCATTTTCTAAATACTTTTCCGTCTTGTGCTTCCATTG GGGAAGCACTTTTGGTGACTACGGGCCTTGCTCTTTATTTTGGTGACATGTTAGCATGTACAATCGTGAAG GCGATTGGATATATAAGTTCATCTGAGTTGGTTTTTGCTCAATATGGAATCAAAAGAAGTGAAATTACTACAGTTATTCAG GGGGTGATACTAGGACTTCTTCTTTTTCCAGTGATCTTTAAGTTTGTTGTTCAAGTATGGGAATGCTCAAGTAGGGGTTACTCTGAAGCAAGGACATACAACGAGATAGGCCGATCTTTTATATTCTTTGCATTCCTTGGAGTTGTCTTGGTTGTGATCATCCCATCATGGATGCAGTTCGTTAATGATTTTAATTTACATCCATTGTTGTG GGTAATCTCATTTGTATTTTCAGAACCGCTTAAAAGACTATCTTTATGTATCTACTGGGTGTGTGTGATATATGTGTCTGTTCTGCGGTTCTACAACATTTCAAAGAATAGTAAGATTGAAAGAATTCTCCTTCGAAAATACTATCATCTGATGGCTGTTTCGATGTTTCTGCCTGCTCTTATCTTCCAG CCAAAGTTTCTGGATCTAGCATTTGGTGCAGCTTTGGCAGTTTTCTTGGTATTAGAAATTATACGA GTATGGAGAATATGGCCTTTGGGACAACCTATACATCAATTTATGAATGCTTTTACAGACCATCGTGATTCTGATCTTCTTATTGTTAG CCATTTCTCACTCTTGCTTGGTTGCGCGCTTCCTATTTGGATGTCTTCTGGGTACAATGATCGACCACTCACCCCTTTTGCTGGAATTTTGAGTCTTGGAATTGGAGATACAATg CTTCTCTTTTTCAGATAG